Proteins found in one Passer domesticus isolate bPasDom1 chromosome 16, bPasDom1.hap1, whole genome shotgun sequence genomic segment:
- the BHLHE23 gene encoding class E basic helix-loop-helix protein 23, translating to MAELKSLGSEAYLALAPGYGPSPFAYGAVRGGAEGPRSAYAGGGGADFHAGAMGTKSAESSGEQSGDEEDGFEAGVKGGAGFEREAKLKGGALGKKPKEQRSLRLSINARERRRMHDLNDALDGLRSVIPYAHSPSVRKLSKIATLLLAKNYILMQAQALEEMRRLVAYLNQGQALSAPLPATLNPFGQSPVYPFGGAAVPGCPEKCTAFTGAASALCKHCNDKP from the coding sequence ATGGCTGAGCTCAAGTCGCTGGGCAGCGAGGCGTACCTGGCGCTGGCTCCAGGCTATGGGCCCTCGCCTTTCGCCTACGGGGCCGTGCGCGGGGGCGCCGAGGGCCCGCGGAGCGCCTacgcggggggcggcggggcggacTTCCACGCCGGGGCCATGGGCACTAAGTCGGCGGAGAGCAGCGGCGAGCAGAGCGGCGACGAGGAGGACGGCTTCGAGGCGGGCGTGAAGGGCGGCGCGGGCTTCGAGCGGGAGGCGAAGCTGAAGGGGGGAGCCCTGGGCAAGAAGCCCAAGGAGCAGCGCTCGCTGCGGCTGAGCATCAACGCGCGGGAGCGGCGGAGGATGCACGACCTGAACGACGCGCTGGACGGGCTGCGCTCCGTCATCCCCTACGCGCACAGCCCCTCGGTGCGGAAACTCTCCAAAATCGCCacgctgctgctggccaagaaCTACATCCTGATGCAGGCGCAGGCCCTGGAGGAGATGCGGCGGCTGGTGGCCTACCTGAACCAGGGCCAGGCGCTGAGCGCCCCGCTGCCCGCCACCCTCAACCCCTTCGGACAGTCGCCCGTGTACCCCTTCGGCGGCGCGGCCGTGCCCGGCTGCCCCGAGAAATGCACTGCCTTCACAGGAGCCGCGTCCGCCCTCTGCAAACACTGTAACGACAAGCCTTGA